In Crassostrea angulata isolate pt1a10 chromosome 4, ASM2561291v2, whole genome shotgun sequence, one genomic interval encodes:
- the LOC128180266 gene encoding 5-hydroxytryptamine receptor 1F-like: MDGLGHDFVSRTVNIFIAIFAVLIIIGTVFGNSLVILSILMDRRLHRVGNIFIVSLALSDILVGLCVTPFALVYQLQGVWNFGSIFCDFWISMDIICCTASILNLCVISYDRYNAISQPLHYAQFRTVRRALCLVILAWTYSIVIALPPLLGWKTPNQMTINSCVISQNIGYTFFSTIGAFYLPLAIMLCFYCKIFQVTWLRGKQWVRGPGNSLIIKFRQKKGLYSYNTFRYCCDTGKKEGKNLSIEKNSDESKENHIEKVTVDNGMQPSFVHQINIEKPACTKSKRPTLVRQISYLSSTDSGYTTSGEASVSSDAREDQGCMPSIAEDEIITEIVDIETGKLIIKGRGGQDTNGVNIPKSISKPTVTGKKGHVTTARKLRRLKRKDTISLPQERRAVRTLGIVVGCFLVCWLPFFIIAILVPLCPHCVFPKAVQSLALFLGYFNSACNPVIYTFFNKEFRAAFKKILCCKFNVSAPTYL, translated from the coding sequence ATGGACGGCCTAGGACATGATTTTGTAAGTAGAACCGTTAACATTTTCATCGCCATTTTCGCTGTCCTGATTATTATCGGCACCGTGTTTGGAAACAGTTTGGTGATTCTGTCCATCCTGATGGACCGTCGCCTCCATCGCGTGGGCAACATCTTCATCGTCAGTCTCGCTCTCAGCGACATCCTTGTGGGTCTGTGTGTCACCCCCTTCGCCTTGGTCTATCAGCTCCAAGGGGTTTGGAATTTTGGCTCAATCTTTTGTGACTTTTGGATCTCCATGGACATTATCTGCTGTACTGCaagtattttgaatttgtgCGTCATTAGTTACGACCGATACAATGCAATATCGCAGCCTCTTCACTACGCGCAATTTCGGACCGTCAGACGAGCGCTCTGTCTAGTAATCCTTGCATGGACCTACTCCATTGTCATTGCCTTACCCCCTCTTCTTGGGTGGAAAACGCCCAATCAAATGACGATAAACTCCTGTGTTATTTCCCAAAACATTGGTTACACGTTCTTTTCCACTATCGGGGCCTTCTACCTTCCCTTGGCCATTATGTTGTGTTTTTACTGCAAAATTTTTCAAGTTACGTGGTTAAGAGGTAAACAGTGGGTAAGAGGCCCTGGGAATAGTTTGATAATCAAATTTCGTCAGAAAAAGGGACTTTACTCCTACAATACTTTTCGATATTGTTGTGACACTGGAAAGAAAGAAGGTAAAAACTTGTCTATTGAAAAGAACAGTGATGAATCTAAAGAAAATCATATTGAGAAAGTGACTGTCGACAACGGTATGCAACCAAGTTTTGTTCACCAAATAAATATTGAGAAACCTGCATGTACCAAATCAAAACGACCAACTCTGGTTCGTCAGATTTCCTACCTGTCAAGCACAGATTCAGGATACACTACTTCCGGTGAAGCTTCAGTATCAAGTGATGCGAGGGAAGACCAAGGGTGCATGCCGAGCATAGCAGAGGACGAAATTATTACAGAAATAGTTGACATAGAAACCGGAAAACTGATTATTAAAGGTCGGGGTGGTCAGGACACTAACGGCGTTAATATTCCAAAGAGCATTTCCAAACCCACCGTCACGGGAAAAAAAGGTCACGTGACAACTGCTCGCAAACTGCGCCGCTTAAAGCGCAAAGATACCATATCTCTGCCCCAAGAGCGCAGGGCAGTCCGTACACTCGGGATCGTTGTGGGCTGCTTTCTGGTCTGTTGGCTTCCGTTTTTTATCATTGCCATTCTGGTACCGTTGTGTCCCCACTGTGTGTTCCCAAAGGCTGTGCAGAGTTTGGCTCTTTTCCTGGGGTACTTCAACTCGGCCTGTAACCCTGTCATCTACACCTTCTTTAACAAGGAATTCAGGGCCGCCTTTAAGAAAATACTCTGCTGCAAGTTCAACGTATCTGCACCGACTTATTTGTAA